A genomic window from Rhodococcus sp. KBS0724 includes:
- the galT gene encoding galactose-1-phosphate uridylyltransferase, whose amino-acid sequence MTPGAGPTRRTLADGRRIFYFDDAGTTRPRTAHDLRELPSATIESQMRCDVLTGEWITMASHRMTRTHLPTAAQCPLCPTTRPGAPTEIPETNYDVVVFENRFPSFAPERGELLPANRFGPDDRAAAGHCEVMCFSSNHTTSVGELPPERLRTIVGAWISRTEELSADPSVEQVFCFENRGEEIGVTLSHPHGQIYAYPYVTPRTQVMLRQADKHFQSTGRSLLADVLAFERQDGARVVYSGEHWSAYVPTAARWPIEIHLAPHRDIPDLPSLNTEEREELAHVYQDLLRRIDGFYPGVDHVPYIAAWHQAPIRIDRHLGRLHLQLFSILRAPGKLKYLAGSESAMGAWISDTVPEAVATRLRELA is encoded by the coding sequence ATGACGCCAGGGGCCGGTCCGACGCGTCGTACGCTCGCCGACGGTCGACGTATCTTCTACTTCGACGACGCGGGCACCACCCGCCCGCGGACCGCCCACGACCTACGCGAACTCCCTTCCGCCACAATTGAATCGCAGATGCGCTGCGACGTGCTGACCGGCGAGTGGATCACGATGGCGTCGCATCGTATGACGCGAACACACCTGCCCACCGCCGCGCAGTGCCCGCTCTGCCCGACCACCCGACCCGGCGCGCCCACGGAGATACCCGAGACGAACTACGACGTCGTGGTGTTCGAAAATCGGTTTCCCAGTTTTGCACCCGAACGAGGCGAATTATTGCCCGCCAACCGTTTCGGTCCTGATGATCGCGCTGCAGCCGGCCACTGTGAGGTGATGTGCTTCTCGAGTAATCACACGACGTCGGTGGGCGAACTGCCTCCCGAACGCTTGCGCACGATCGTCGGCGCGTGGATCTCGCGGACGGAGGAGTTGTCAGCGGACCCATCCGTGGAACAGGTATTCTGCTTCGAGAACCGCGGAGAAGAGATCGGCGTGACTCTCTCGCATCCCCACGGCCAGATCTACGCCTACCCCTACGTCACACCGCGCACCCAGGTGATGCTCCGTCAGGCGGACAAGCACTTTCAGAGCACCGGACGCTCGCTCCTCGCGGATGTCCTCGCCTTCGAACGACAGGACGGGGCCCGAGTGGTCTACTCCGGAGAGCATTGGAGTGCCTACGTCCCCACCGCCGCACGGTGGCCCATCGAGATTCATCTGGCACCGCACCGCGACATCCCTGACCTTCCGTCACTGAACACCGAAGAGCGCGAAGAACTTGCGCATGTCTATCAAGACCTGCTTCGGCGTATCGACGGCTTCTATCCGGGAGTCGACCACGTGCCGTACATTGCGGCGTGGCACCAGGCTCCGATTCGAATCGATCGGCATCTCGGCCGGTTGCATCTACAGTTGTTCTCGATCCTGCGCGCGCCCGGCAAACTCAAGTACCTCGCCGGCTCCGAATCGGCGATGGGCGCCTGGATCAGCGACACGGTGCCGGAAGCAGTGGCAACGCGCCTTCGTGAGCTGGCGTGA
- the galK gene encoding galactokinase, protein MSPVSKDSVLQQFRDRYGYQATGVWSAPGRVNLIGEHTDYNSGLCLPVALEQRTLVAVAIRDDQAVRIHSRQSDATYVGTVGEIGEDWAAYPTAVLWSLAREGMTVGGLDLVIDSSVPVGAGLSSSAALTCSVALAVNDLHGSIFTRNHLAAVCIRAENDGVGAPTGGMDQTIALFAEPSTALLLDCRDGTIEHIPFALRDAGFELMVIDTRVKHSLADGQYGLRRTQCVDAATTLGITSLREATAEQAESLSDPILRARTRHVVTEINRTALAAKLLRTSRIDRIGELFNLSHASLRDDFEVSCEELDLAVTAARLGGAVGARMTGGGFGGSAIALIPAGKSADVTESIRGAFAARTWLPPHFLNVAPGGAATLI, encoded by the coding sequence ATGAGTCCGGTGTCGAAAGATTCCGTACTCCAACAGTTCCGCGACAGGTACGGATATCAGGCGACCGGCGTGTGGTCTGCCCCTGGCCGCGTCAACCTGATCGGCGAACACACCGACTACAACAGCGGGCTGTGCCTGCCCGTCGCACTCGAGCAACGGACGCTCGTAGCGGTTGCCATACGCGACGATCAGGCCGTCCGCATACACAGCCGTCAGTCCGACGCCACATACGTGGGAACCGTCGGAGAGATCGGCGAGGACTGGGCCGCCTATCCCACGGCAGTCCTGTGGTCACTCGCCCGCGAGGGCATGACCGTCGGTGGCCTCGATCTGGTAATCGACTCGTCGGTCCCGGTAGGAGCAGGCCTGTCGAGTTCAGCTGCGCTGACCTGTTCAGTTGCGCTGGCGGTCAATGATCTTCACGGTTCGATCTTCACCAGGAATCACCTGGCGGCAGTATGCATCCGCGCCGAGAACGACGGCGTCGGCGCACCGACCGGTGGTATGGATCAAACCATAGCGCTCTTCGCCGAGCCGTCGACGGCCCTGTTGCTCGATTGCCGCGACGGAACGATCGAACACATTCCCTTCGCCCTCCGCGATGCCGGGTTCGAACTCATGGTCATCGACACGCGTGTGAAGCATTCTCTCGCGGACGGACAGTACGGACTGCGCCGCACCCAATGCGTCGACGCAGCAACTACTCTCGGAATCACCAGCCTACGAGAGGCCACCGCGGAGCAGGCGGAATCGCTGAGCGATCCGATACTTCGGGCGCGGACACGGCATGTGGTCACCGAAATCAATCGAACGGCACTGGCTGCAAAACTATTGCGCACCAGTAGAATCGACAGAATCGGCGAGTTGTTCAACCTCTCACATGCCTCACTGCGAGACGATTTCGAGGTCTCCTGCGAAGAACTTGACCTCGCAGTCACCGCCGCCCGACTCGGCGGCGCTGTGGGTGCCCGCATGACCGGCGGCGGATTCGGCGGATCAGCTATCGCACTGATTCCAGCCGGGAAGTCCGCCGATGTCACCGAGTCCATCCGTGGGGCTTTTGCAGCGCGAACCTGGCTGCCGCCGCATTTCCTCAACGTGGCTCCGGGCGGTGCGGCCACGCTCATCTGA
- a CDS encoding amidohydrolase family protein, whose protein sequence is MSNKTSPIILAGTDGSLGRGPYKRLVLKNVTVIDGTGAPAYGPADVVIEKDQIRSINSAGRNTDLTQYGRVTDTDAEVLDLSGHYVLPGLIDSHAHIGFSHQGPSADYIYQLWLGHGITTVREPGAIVNGVPFTLNEAARSNANEITAPRIFTYSAFGAGRGEPFHTPKDAEEWVSAQADAGAAGIKFFGAPPEIFKAAVEEATRLGLATACHHAVSDVARVNALTTARWGLTSIEHGYGLPESMFADRRVQRFPASYNYNNEHDRFEQLGRLWREAAEPGSRVWDETIDELVALGTAMDPTLVVYVASRDAARARGREYHRDYTAPQAWQFFQPHPDTHGSYFTDWGTEQEVEWKENYRLWMTFVRDFYHRGGLLTAGSDAGFIYNLYGFGLIEELELLREAGLTALEVIQCATSNAATLLGRKDLGVVEPGKRADLLVTAENPLANLKTLYGHGHLRRQPDGSMARVGGVRYTIKDGIVFDAASLRANVRDMVTTERERLGVSEPYTR, encoded by the coding sequence ATGTCGAACAAAACCTCCCCGATCATCCTCGCCGGAACCGACGGCAGCCTCGGTCGCGGGCCGTACAAGCGATTGGTGCTCAAGAACGTCACTGTCATCGACGGAACCGGAGCACCGGCTTACGGACCCGCCGATGTGGTAATCGAGAAGGACCAGATCCGCTCGATCAATTCCGCCGGGCGAAATACAGACCTGACCCAATACGGTCGCGTTACCGACACCGATGCCGAGGTTCTCGACCTCAGCGGTCACTACGTGCTGCCTGGTCTGATCGACTCGCACGCCCACATCGGCTTCTCGCATCAGGGCCCAAGCGCCGACTACATCTATCAGCTCTGGCTAGGACACGGAATCACTACGGTCCGTGAGCCCGGCGCGATCGTCAACGGCGTCCCGTTCACCCTCAACGAGGCGGCCCGCAGCAACGCCAACGAGATCACCGCACCTCGTATCTTCACCTACTCCGCCTTCGGAGCCGGACGCGGCGAACCATTTCATACACCCAAGGACGCGGAGGAGTGGGTCTCGGCACAAGCTGACGCCGGCGCGGCGGGAATCAAGTTCTTCGGCGCTCCACCGGAAATATTCAAGGCCGCAGTCGAGGAGGCCACCCGGCTCGGGCTGGCCACCGCCTGCCATCATGCGGTGAGTGACGTCGCCCGAGTCAACGCTCTCACGACCGCCCGTTGGGGGCTCACCAGTATCGAACACGGCTACGGGCTACCGGAATCGATGTTCGCAGACCGTCGCGTTCAGCGCTTCCCTGCTTCCTACAACTACAACAACGAGCATGATCGGTTCGAGCAGCTCGGACGGCTCTGGCGCGAAGCCGCCGAACCGGGGAGCCGCGTTTGGGACGAGACCATCGACGAGCTTGTCGCCCTCGGCACAGCGATGGACCCCACGCTGGTCGTCTACGTCGCCTCCCGTGACGCTGCACGGGCCCGCGGTCGCGAGTATCACCGTGACTACACCGCTCCGCAGGCTTGGCAATTCTTTCAGCCGCACCCTGACACGCATGGCTCCTACTTCACCGACTGGGGGACCGAGCAAGAGGTCGAATGGAAGGAGAACTACCGGTTGTGGATGACATTCGTCCGAGACTTCTATCACCGCGGTGGCCTGCTCACCGCCGGCTCTGACGCAGGGTTCATCTACAACTTGTACGGCTTCGGCCTCATCGAGGAGCTGGAGCTACTGCGTGAGGCTGGACTGACTGCCCTCGAGGTGATCCAGTGTGCTACCTCCAACGCCGCAACCCTTCTGGGGCGCAAGGATCTTGGTGTCGTCGAGCCAGGGAAACGAGCGGATCTACTTGTCACTGCCGAGAACCCGCTTGCAAACCTCAAGACCCTCTACGGTCACGGTCATTTGCGGCGCCAACCCGACGGGAGTATGGCTCGCGTCGGTGGAGTCCGCTACACGATCAAGGACGGCATCGTCTTCGACGCAGCAAGTTTGCGTGCCAACGTCCGCGACATGGTGACCACTGAACGCGAGCGTCTGGGGGTCTCGGAACCTTACACGCGCTGA
- a CDS encoding putative quinol monooxygenase, whose amino-acid sequence MILSVLTLQPADGRIEDLITFYREGGVLEASGALSTQVMVAEDNPTTLVVTALWPDDEAYTVWQNSPVRLEFGRSMASFFDSGDSARSHRFHVVHHTDRES is encoded by the coding sequence ATGATCCTTTCAGTGCTGACCTTGCAACCTGCCGACGGCCGAATCGAAGACTTGATCACCTTCTACCGAGAAGGAGGTGTCCTCGAAGCCTCGGGCGCTCTGTCGACGCAAGTCATGGTCGCCGAGGACAACCCGACCACTTTGGTAGTCACTGCACTGTGGCCGGACGACGAGGCATACACGGTGTGGCAGAATTCGCCGGTACGCCTGGAATTCGGTCGCAGCATGGCGTCGTTCTTCGACTCCGGAGACAGCGCACGCTCACACCGGTTCCACGTCGTGCACCACACCGACCGGGAATCCTGA
- a CDS encoding MurR/RpiR family transcriptional regulator — MAIEEWLADRDGRDTLSLGGKKVVNVLVRAPQFASYASAREVAERAEVNVSTVVRTAQQLGFAGWQELREELRAIYLGAVGTRNGSTTEPTEATQLFRQDSANIAALATDANLAAIRATAVAIKRSRRTLVVTSGVGAAPAQVLGTLGAVYGLDIQVSSGHPTTQAIQVNSLGETDCLVVINVWRLTRTLRGLTRMGRERGATVCVLTDLRSSRLADDAAHLIVSPIEGIDGSVSVTAMVAAVQAVLGELRDPDSDRAAGVVQKVWNELDLMDNQD; from the coding sequence GTGGCAATCGAAGAATGGCTGGCCGACAGGGACGGGCGCGATACGCTCAGCCTCGGTGGGAAGAAAGTCGTCAACGTCCTCGTTCGAGCGCCCCAATTTGCCTCGTACGCTTCTGCCCGCGAGGTCGCCGAGCGCGCCGAAGTAAACGTCTCCACCGTCGTACGCACCGCACAACAACTCGGCTTCGCGGGATGGCAGGAACTGCGCGAGGAGTTACGAGCGATCTATCTCGGCGCCGTCGGAACGAGAAACGGCTCCACCACCGAGCCAACCGAGGCCACCCAGTTGTTCCGCCAAGACAGCGCCAACATCGCTGCCCTGGCCACCGATGCAAACCTCGCGGCCATCCGGGCCACTGCGGTGGCCATAAAACGCTCCCGCAGAACCCTCGTTGTCACTTCCGGAGTAGGCGCCGCACCCGCCCAGGTCCTCGGCACGCTCGGTGCCGTCTACGGACTCGACATCCAGGTCTCGTCCGGTCACCCGACGACCCAGGCAATCCAAGTCAACAGCCTCGGTGAGACCGACTGTCTGGTCGTCATCAATGTCTGGCGACTGACCCGGACCTTGCGCGGACTGACTCGGATGGGCCGCGAACGCGGCGCTACCGTATGCGTCCTCACCGACCTGCGCTCATCTCGCCTCGCCGACGACGCCGCACACTTGATCGTCTCTCCCATCGAGGGCATCGACGGTTCTGTCTCGGTCACCGCAATGGTGGCTGCGGTTCAGGCTGTACTCGGCGAGCTCCGCGACCCCGACAGCGATCGCGCTGCCGGTGTGGTCCAAAAGGTATGGAACGAACTCGATCTCATGGACAACCAAGACTGA
- a CDS encoding Rrf2 family transcriptional regulator: MQLTQFTDLGLRVVMRLAVLDADASPSTRVIAEQLNVSYAHATKVVTRLGELGIVNTKRGRGGGLSITELGRTATIGWLARRLEGPGEVVDCEGDKPCPLRGGCLLRSALHDAQEAFFASLDGVTIEDVTRQPSKTVLLRLTTRSDEAG; encoded by the coding sequence ATGCAACTGACGCAGTTCACCGACCTGGGATTGCGCGTCGTCATGCGGCTGGCCGTACTCGACGCCGACGCCTCCCCCAGCACCCGGGTAATTGCGGAGCAGCTCAACGTGTCGTATGCCCACGCCACCAAAGTGGTCACGCGACTCGGTGAGCTGGGCATAGTCAACACCAAACGCGGGCGCGGCGGTGGGCTCTCCATCACCGAACTGGGTCGCACCGCCACTATCGGCTGGCTTGCCAGACGCCTCGAAGGACCCGGAGAGGTAGTCGACTGCGAAGGCGACAAGCCGTGCCCTCTGCGCGGCGGATGCCTCCTGCGGAGTGCACTTCACGACGCGCAAGAAGCATTTTTTGCCTCACTCGACGGAGTCACGATCGAAGACGTGACGCGCCAACCGTCCAAAACTGTTCTGCTTCGCCTCACCACTCGGAGCGACGAAGCAGGCTGA